The segment aatttttctgggatgctttacataagtatccatcgattattcaacgcgtagctttaagacgacaattgtaacttttttcaataaagttaagttttcctGGGAACAGTTTCCCACATACCAGTAGTGAAGTGAATCAGCACGATCAGCACGAGTGAATATCACATCCAATTTCGGAGTACGACCTAGTCGGAAAAAGACTTTGGGCAAGCAGGCAAAACCACCGGCTAAGACCATCTTTAGCCAAAATAAgtgttgctcgcgacaacatGTACATTTTCACAAATTTGCAATTAAACAATTCCGATGTTCTGAGGCAGCACTTGAAAGTAAACGTAAACAAATACACTGTCAACAGAAATGAGTCATTAGTTACACAAATTAACCCAATAGaaaactttaaatatttttgcatttttttcctgTCGCATACTGTAATTCGGAAaccttttgtttgttttatttttataatgatAGTCTTTCAAATAGACGTAGTGCAGTGTTGTGGAAATTGTGATGAGTCAAAACGTTTCTTAGCCAGTGTTCTTAACGGAATGTCCAGAgagaaattattattaatacacAATTTAAAGCTTTCATTACACGTATAGTTTAATTGACTTTTTTGTATTTCAGTTTAACTTTCTTATATGTATTCATATTTTCTTACAAAATACGACGGCAATCCTCATTGGATTTCCTAATACTGATTAAATTTTGCAATGAAGCAGCTCTATTTCTACTCTGTCCTATCCGGAACTGCCGTGCATTTGAATCGGTTCTTATATTGCGCTGAAAAACTTTTGCGAGTTCGGGTACCACTCGAACTTCTCTGGTGATTCGCTGGGGACCTCTTAGAATTTCAACGTTATCGTTGACTGTTTTGCACCATTTACTGGTTTTGATGCCGCAGTCATCCACTCCTTCACCTTTGGGAGGTTTTTCCAGACCGTCCTCACCAGTGGGTATCAAAATTGCCTCTGGCTGCCGTGAATCTTTTTCGATAACTACAGTTACGTCCCCTTGAGGTTCATCATCACTGTTCTGATCATCGTTATCTCGTATTACTAGTCGCGCCTGAGGCTTTAAATATTCTGATTCGAATCGTACATTATTTTCGCAAATATGCTTCACAGTTTTGCATCCAGCCATTGCCATCACTGAATCTAGCTCCAATTTCAGCAAATCCAGCACATCTTCAACGCCTTTCTGGCCATGAACAGCCAACCCCCAAATGACAGCACGGCCAACGAAAACAGTTTTTGCCCCAAGAGCGAGTGCCTTGAACACATCAGTTCCTTGAGTGATTCCTCCGTCAATCATCACAGGTAGGCGATTTCCAACTGCTTCAACAATTTCTGATAGTACCTCTATctgtaaaaaaataattgcatTAATATCTACAGTCGAATATTCGAAATATGATTTTGTTTTACAGTAGCAGGAGCAGAATCCAATTGACGCCCACCATAGTTAGATACTATAATTCCATGCGCACCAACATCAGCAACCATGCATGCATCCTCCTTTGTTAGAATTCCCTTCACAATCACGGGAAGGTTCGTAATTCCCAGTAGCCACCTAAGCGAATCCCATCCGATGGTAGGATCAAACTGATTTTTCACATATTCCGATATGTTTTTGCTGCACACATTGTTGTATGGAGGACAAAAGTTAGCATACGTGACTTTAGACGGCAGGCTGGTAGGATTTTTCATTTCAGTCCTTCTTAATCCCAAAACGGGCGCGTCAATCGTCACTACAAGGGCACGATAGCGAGCCCGCTCTGCTCGCCGCACTAGATTTTCCGTAAGTTCACGGTCCTTGAAAATGAAAAGCTGAAACCATTTCGGATGATTTGGTATCACATCGGCAATTTCTTCTAGCGATACACTGGACAAGGCACTCAGCACGAATGGTACTCCCATGTTCCTCGCCGCTTTGGCCATAGCCTTCTCACACTCGTTGTGCACTAATTTCTGCAAGGCCACCGGACCAATCCCAATCGGCATTCTGTAGCACAAACCCAGCAATTCTACAGCTAGACTACGATTGCCGACACGCGCCAGGCAGCGCGGTCGAATCCGAATCTGCTCGTAGCAAGCCCTGTTCATCCGCAACGTCAGCTCGGCACCGGCACCGCTGCGGAAGAAATCAAGAGCGTTCCGGTCGAGTAATTCGGCTGCACGTGATTCATACTCGCACACCGAGGCGATCTCACGGTATCGACGATCGTTTCGTTTGCCGCGGAACAACGTGTCGAACATTATCTTTCGACCCGCTTGGGATATTCTAATTGAACGATTATATACTGCTTAAGCTCCGGATATTAGCTGATAACTGAGTCGGTCAATAGTGCAGCAGACCTTATATAACTTCCGAGCGGAGCGGCCCTACTGGCGGGGAATCCTTGACGAGAATGCATATTAATCAAAGGAATAGTTTTTGCATGTAAAACGTACACAAAATTATATGGCTgctggtgcgaaaaatgtttttttttctcctgaaTTCTGTGACACAGTATTGAAAAATGAGTAAAGATAGGTAAATACGATTAAACTAGCTCCGGAGTGCGATAGTTTTACTGAAAAATGGAGCAGTTTCGATCCGACGTTTGTTTCAGAATTATGAAACCCAATGATGATTGGCATTGCTGATGTAAGAGAAATGCTATAAACAGGAATTTTAGGATCAACTACCAAAACCTAAAGTATGTGCTTACATTTGTTTCttcttttgatttatttattccaATAATAACAGTTTCCCCGTGACAATCTAACAAGttgtttatttgaaaatagaaaattctACACGCCACATGACACGAATTCATAAAGTTTCAACTCATAAGGAATTGTAATAATTAAGTTTGAATATTGTGGCATATCTCGGGGTTCCAATCCACTGTGTGCATTGGCTGGTTAAAGTTTAGCATAGTAAGACTCGTGAACCACGTGACTTTTCGTGATGTCGGCCACGCTTTGACACCCGGCAAATGCCATAGCCAGATCTAACTCCTTTTTTAAAATGTCCAAAATTTGCTCCACTCCTTGTTGCCCATCTACTGCCAAGCCCCAGATAGCCGGTCTGCCGAAGAATACCATCTTAGCACCGAGTGCTATAGCTTTGAATACATCCGTGCCCTCGGTGACACCTCCATCGATGACTACCGTACTGCGGCGACCCACGGCAGCTACAATTTCCGGTAGAACTTCAATCTGGAACAATTATTCTATATCAAAGCTCAGGAGATCACAGGTAATATAGGAATTAAAACTCAAAGAGCAACGATGATTGCTTAAGATTGCTACATAGAAACAGCAATTTATTATATTTCAGTAACAGAACTAACTTAAGCTGTAAATTCTAGATAACATACTCACCGAAGCCGGTACCGAATCCAGTTGCCTTGCACCATGGTTGGACACCCAGATGCCTTGTACACCCAGATCAACCGCGATAATGGCATCCTCCTTGGTAAGTATCCCTTTGACGATTACAGGCAACTTGGTAAAGTTTACCAACCATTTAACATCATCCCAGCACAAAGTTGGATCAAGTTGCTCACGAATATATTCGTTGATGCCGGATCCACCCTGGCTCTGAACGCCGGTCGCTTGTCGGCCTTCAAAGTTGGCCAATCTGCAATTGAGACGCACTTTTGAAATAATTACAAGAAAGTTTTACTTCCTAATCACATCAAATGCGGTGGCAGTGAAAATTTGTTCCGCATATCCGGCCGTCTAAGTCCGAACATCGGTGCGTCGACCGTTAAAACTATCGCCTTAAACCCTGCTGTTTCCGCCCGGCGCACCAGACTTTCAGTCAATTTTCGATCTTTATAAATGTACAACTGAAACCACTTGGGCGATTTCGGTGTTCCGGTAGCAacctgctcgattgaactggtGGCAATCGTGCTGAGCGTAAACGCGACACCCCGGCTTGCGGCAGCCTTAGCGTTGGCCACTTCACCTTCGTAATGCGCCATTCGCTGCATAGCGGTCGGAGAGATTCCGATGGGCATTGCGTACTCATCGCCGAACAGTCGCACCGTCATGTCTCGGGATGCACCACTATTTAGCACACGAGGCCGAATCCGGAGCCGATCAAAGCAGATGCGGTTCAACCGGAGGGACAGCTCATCTCCGGCTCCGCTTCGATAGTAATCCAAGGCATGAAGGGGAATTATTTCGGAAGCGCGCTTCTCGAAATCGCGCACGGACACTAGAGCCATTGATAGAGATGATTTGCTAGAGACGGTTACGACGTTACGGACAGTCACAGACTGAGTGACAAGCTGCGTTTATTTGTGAAACGGCAGATTAGTTCACTTTATTGGTTGGGATTGGGAGATAACTGCTTATGAAAGCTGATAAGACCGGTTATTATTTTGCATTGTAAATGCGGGAAAAGTATCAAAATACCTACCAGTGTGCTTTTACTGTCATATGGCATGACAGTATTGAACCATACATTGCTGGTAAGTTGTAATAGCTACGTTTTCTGAGGATTGCATCCAATCAAAAGAGATAATTAAAATAAAGTAATAGTtcaaattgaattattattcaTGGCCTTTAAAATACTAACCAATATTGTATTAACGGGTGGAAAAAATTTtgggaatttatttctcaagctgaAATGAAAGATACCTTATCTATTATtgaaaaaatagaaagaaaagaaaGTGAACATTTGGAAACGCTCCGTAAATGGCTGTTTGGCGAAGCTTCTGTTTGATGTTGGAACAGGAGCATTCTACGGTCATCATGTCAATTTTTTGAATGCATCTCTTGTttttaccaatcaactgttggCAATTTGTGGCTTTCCAGTTagttttgtacaccaagaagctcaaaatcccgaagaaatcttcggcTGGGCTAcgctgagacagatttgtcggggtCGAGTTTTTTGGttcaaatgggatcgaatgggtatttaggaacgattgtgttttttggcgtaatgcgatgatgctctattcagccaaaacacgtattgtccatctacatgatgttttgcctttctactatataaatatatagtataaaggtatagaaatcacttggaaaaccggaaatggaaaggaggtcctgcgggccgaatgttatataccattcgactcagtttcgaaaactgagcattttctgtgtgtgtatgtatgtgtgtgtgtgtgtatgtgtgtgtgtgtgtgtgtgtgtatgtgacgcttttaatctcactcacttttctcggagatggctggaccgattttaatgttcttagtgtcaaatgaaaggtctaggtgtcccattggtcgctattgaatttcatactgatcggactttcagttcaaaagttatgtataaaaatacgaaaaatatgggacttcattatctcataggtctcttaaccgatttgaacaaaattgattgcatatgaaagaggagccttgcaaacccttaacttccaaatttcatgacgattggacttgtagtttgaaagttacataaagaaatgtgaaaaaatagtatttaaaacatatttatgtaacatataagcattaatttaatgaaaaacatcacacattttatgattatttgaaaattacagctgagatctatcaaacgaaaccgagttatttaaaatcggacgcttcattcaaaagttattcaaactttaacacttaagcaccgtatattaaaccgttaaaacgtgtgaaatcaaaacatatcaatcaaatgttgattgtattcaatgtatgagatgtgtgtgatgtatgtatgtatgtatgtatgtatgtatgtatgtatgtatgtatgtatgtatgtatgtatgtatgtatgtatgtatgtatgtatgaatgtatgtatgtgatgacaatttgcaattttaaaatttacaatgaaattcaagaaaagtgagaaatatgtcaattgtctgaagtttttgaagcctcttagtggaatacgaactctgaaattaaagaaaagaaaaaacttttaccgactaaattccactatttaatatttattcgcgacagatacgtatacgctttgaaataagacactgatgaagcctgcacgtcgtaggtgaactacgtatctgttgcaaataaatattaaatagtgggattcaatcgaaaagttttttctttctttgatttcagatttcaattgtcattttcttcacttgctgttactcataattgtacaagaaaagcaaaaagcgaagaaaagcagtttatttaagcatgtaggtatagtggtgtatagaatcaaaaatactagtgagttgattttccaaataaatttgtacaaattccaaacaaattctgcgcatcaaaagatgctcttttcaatcaatagatactagagcttagaaatgttatatgaaaaataggaagtaaacgttgcacggtagaaattttgtaagatttgttttcgttagtgatattttaaaggacagatgtcttatgtcatgtatcatgttttaataaataaatcaaaaaaagacaagcactgggaatcatatcgatcgtatttcccattctcaagcatgtttatggcgcagctttggcactatttttcaacctcatcttgttttcctaaccctctaacattgtaaaaacgatgcgatcaagctaatgactatcttttcatgaaagtgcaTTCAatagaagcttaagttttgattttcatgcaaaaataattatctgaaggagtgctagctaagaaatagttccatttctcgttttcatatctaatgctctattcagtaatttttttaattcagatatattgcaaaattgaagccaagcaaaccaatagtaaaattttgagatcaatcattttgttgtcgatatcctttttcttcaaaagcgaaatataataataatttttctgaactcttgtttttcaaagatgctaacttttgaatgcatggtattaatatcaaaatatcaaaaaatctgctatgaacaaatacttcatattgtcaattcaaaacaagtttcgtatgtggctctgaagcccgaaagttaaggccgtctgtagatccgttagagggttaatttctaatattCTATagatattcattcaagtctgtaaaaattatctttatttttctataaatattataaaactaaataaggtgttcatcaagtaacataaatgacgcttacatgtatttacgcacccaacgaaagaaaatataattattctacacaatacgttgtgaattttactggcaaataaggattttgaggaatacggaacggatatttaaaaatatagtctaatataacatctatacatctacaattaagttcttgagaaattaaataatgattattgtggcagtagaaaggctaggtcacgccgctaggtggattaattcgggtttttgtagaaaagggatcaaaattttcttcaaacatacgtttcgtgcacatcttaattgatagccaaaccagagggcgaGTGGCCTTCCACCACCTTGCTTtcgttgttgggcatcttaggatatctaaaaataaaaaataagaaaacttatccaatttaattctactatgtgtattttattcacgacagatacgtatttcgcctacgacttgcaggcttcctcagcgtctgttttcgaacagacaCTGTTTTCTGTGTTCTGTtttctgttcgaaaacagacactgaggaagcctgcaagtcgtaggcgaaatacgtatctgtcgtgaataaaatacacatagtagaattaaattggataagttttcttattatttatttttaggtttcgtattctactaagacgctccaaaaacttcagtcaatcttaggatatggtaaacagccgaagccgcaacatattcgctttgtaaatgttgtaccgtataatGTTTGCCAAGATTTCAGTGGAAGTtcatagaagtgtacaacgcgaaaaatattgacaaaaaggggAGAGAGAGATTGTAAGATACAACAACATAATTCTAATAACAATCCAAATATTGTCTATAAAAACAGgttaattaaaacaaaattttcttcTTCTCATAGTGCAAATCTAGCCCAATCCATTATGGTTAGGTAAAATTTCGTGTTCGTGTCACGGATGTGAAAAATCGGttaaaaaacaaacaacaaaaccaGTATATTCGCGTGAAAACAGTGAAATTTTAACAATCTTATgcataaaccaaatcgataaaTACAGATACCATGAGTCGCTTtctacacggtttgtttttgcgCGACTGTTtaaacgcgaatttcggaatttactcgGCTTTTTTGGCGATTTTCGAAATCTAAGCGTCTATTTTTTATGCGTTGTTTAGGATTTTACGCGcttttcatgcaaatttttagaatttacgcggtttatttttgtgttttgtttttgatttacGTGAAACGTAaccttcgcgtaaaaaatgacttgagtgtataagaaaacaaaacataaacgcATAGGAGGCTATCTGAATGATCACGCTATTTTACATCATTCTTTTCAAGAGGGGAGGTGTGCTATACACACTCAACTCTTTGTCTTAAATACTTAGTCGGTGTTAGATGCAACCAACTCCGCGGGCAACGAACCattactaaatgaaataaattactaacaaaaaaaaaataagatcagcagtttttgacgtagaactacgtctttatTTACTACACTTGGACTGAGTAGCTCTCAGTGAAAACGAAAATGgtagtgtaacgtttgaatgaaagatttcaaatgctaataactactaaactactgaacgaaactggacaatttatatgtcgttggatagaaaaaaaaccagcaattttatggaggaggtaagagagcaattttaagaaggatgtaaaagggggctcccatacaaatgaaatataaattccatcataactctagaactaatcaagcaaatggaaccaaatttggcatatggaggtttcagaaggcaagaattttttctatggtggcaTGTggcatttggcatgtgggggtttttggaggcgtgaattaattttatgatagtttgagtTACCCCTTAACGTATAATCATATTTGatgcaataatctgtgggctggtaaTTCATTACggtttcaaactttatgatgtccacaagtgatttttgaaagaaagctctatgtctcaatggttgcaggtgttGTGCTTATGAATCCCCctccacatattttcaaagccccccattgcattgcattgagttgaatcagaatatttcgctcttctcttttaaacattcacttaaacaatggcactcacaaatTGTTATAAACATACGTAtgccagaaatacagtttacattagtctttcaTCTAATGATCTATTATAGTCCTGCGTCAGCCTTTCGCACAACCCTTGAGGTTGTATACGCTGTAGATTTTTCTGAAAGTAAAACTAACATACCGCGATATAGCCAGACGGTGAATGAATCACGCCCGgccaaaatataaacaaacagcAGCGAGATATCATATTACATCTCCGTTGAGAGCGACTATCGATCCAATCGTAGCCGTTGTTTATAGAAATAAGTGGAGAAGATATTCGATCAATTAGTGCAGCGTAAGCCATAATTAGGTATAAAACAGTACACGAGCTCAATAAAATGATCGAACAGAGGGTACTTTTTGTCTTTCATCCGCCCTACGACGAGTTTGGAGGTTAGACGTCAAATAGAGAAAtccttgactgaagtttttggagcgtcacaaaaaacaaaaaaaaaaactttccactatTAATGCACGATacgatcaaaaattttcaatgcagaataacaatacaccaagctaaaactgtagcacaagtatatttttgttgaatgcgcctttgaataacaatataaccgacatcgttttgtatctctcataatctttgaaaattctcaactatgtagctctccgttactcggaacattcggcatggacaaaggcgacgaaggACATGAAATGGAGACTTGgtgcctggaactgcaaatcgctaaatttcgttggttgcgacagggtgctgctcgatcagttagaaccccgaaagtttggcattgtggcactgcaggagatctgtcgcaaaggcgagaaggtgtacaGGATCCgaggcggcaaagcccaatttttccagagcggtgaagCGACCAacaagctgggaacgggcttcgtagtgttgggcaaaattcaGGACCGCGTAATGAACTGGAAAACGATCAATgaaaggatgtgcgtgttgaggataagaGGCAGtgtcttcaactacaccatcataaacatgcattgtccacacgacgGTAGACCAGACAACGAGAGGCAAGCGTTCTAtacgcagctggaggcaacgtacgatagctgctcACGATAGAACATcatgatcgtcatcggggatatgaacgcccagtcGGCAGGCCcagtgatcgggccccatagcttACACACCGACACCAATGATAACGACCagtgatgcatcaactttgcagcttcccgagacttGTTGATCAGAAGCACATTCTTTTCCCACGAAGATattcacaaagccacctggagatcacctgactaacGAACTTTTAACCAAATCGACcgtattctcatcgagggctggTTTATCTCGAAcgtcaccaacgtacgcttcctacggggtgcggatatcgactcgaaccgttacctagtagcagtacacgtgcgcttaaaactatcgacggtttataccttgcaacaaagccgccctcctcggttcaTTGGGCAGCTAAACAACCCACCAGttaccgaaaactacgcgcgagtactggaCGAAACTCTGCCTTGTTCTGTGGAGCtaaatgcttcgaccctcgaaaacggccatcaacgaggccgcaaccgcggtgctaggagtggaagactcgagtgcacgaaatgatcagtttgacggggaatgccaccAAGCAATAGAGCGGAAGAAAGAGCAAGGAAAGTCTGTCTAGACATATCCACatgagagaatttggccaagtttcCACGAGCGCGGAATAAGTTGAcgacgatcctgaggaggaaaaagcgccaggacgaggacagagatcgtgaggagctggaacagctattccgggctaatgacacgtgcaagatttatgagaaggtgaaccaaactcataagggctacacacctaaacctgacatgtgtagggacaagggaggagatcacaaacgagcgcgaggtggtcgacaggtggaagcagtatttcgatgagcacctcaatatatagcgatatagcaataggagacgcaacggaagttaacctctgagtgtctacaaacgacaactgcgtgccggctcccgatctcgaagagatccggcgagaaattcgtcagctgaagaataggactGTCGGTCTGgttagcgctttgtacatcgtcagcttagtgcggtgtatgctccttgatcgaagcgtcttgcggagagaaaaTAAGCGTtcgatgcgagagtgccagaagctatgcagtctttaaaaatcctgtaaaacattcttctcGACAGCAAACTAATAAGCAGAAACaatattgtacgcaaacttttgaaaaccattagaaagtttCTTGTGTTACATGTTCGTATGAGTCGATTTGCGTGTGtcaagacgctcaacgaataggcaacgagtaacccaggacctagtacagtggagaggaactTATGATACGGAAAGAGCCAACCAGGCTTTAggctggtagaagtaagaaCTAAAAAGTAAGGTCTCTAGTTTTATTCAATACATTGCCTAAACCGATGTTACCTCAATTTtgtaaatatatttaaaattttcgaccaattttttaacaaatatttCCTGCAGAAGGTCGTCTCCTTCAAATCACTagtcataattttatcatttactcaattgaattatttttttaaaacaactaaaaACTCGAAAATCCGCAAAATTTGCATTGAGATTTGGCAATTCGACTTTTTTGTTATTCAATTGAATACTTGAAGTTTTTCAGTAAAATTGTTGCAAAAAGTAGGTTTTCAAGTTTACCGACAAAGTTTGTAGCTTGgtttgtattttttatgttttagtACGAAACATATTCTTAAATGCGTTGTGGGATAATAATCATTGATTCTAACTAATACCTACTAAATTCGCAAGAAATATGCTCTTCCAGTTGGGCGTCCAATGATACAAACGAACCTATTTTACGCTAGTCTACATCAGATGTCGTCCGCTTGGTTTGCTCTAGATCAGCTAGAACCAGCAGCATGATTCATCCCCATCAACAACATACCGGTCAATTTTTTCTTGATTGTGGTAGTTTGAACATACAACATAACGAGCATACGCTCAGCCAGCTCGAGCATGGGAGAACTAGCAACTAGCACCGATGCATCCGCGTCTCGCGGAACGTGAACGTGAGAGAGTGAACGAATGTTTATGCAGCTCCGTTTATATTTGTATGCTTGCATGGGTTGAAAGATGGctggaaaagaaaacagcacaaGTGCATTACTCACAGCAATGTATAATGTAGGTGCCTATACTATACCTACCTACTGTTGAACTCTTGAGAGACTGTGAACGCGGACGCCATACTATACACACAGCTGGCGGAATTTCATTATCTGCTTGGCCGACGTTTCAGGTTTGGGCCTTTCTCAATTCGTGCTCGACTGTCGGCTGAACAGCATCGCAAGCGCGTCGCAAGTCGGATCAGTGCGGTTTCGTGTCGAGATGTTTTCCACCTAAAAGTGGTGTCACGGTTTTCCTTCTGTTGTTCGTCGTTATTTCCGTTTAATTGCCGTACATATTTCTGGTTCTGATTTCGGCATAAATTCGGACTGGATAGTGAATGACGTATGTAGTAATTGTTGAGTGACCAGCGAGGCAGCGTTGCACTG is part of the Sabethes cyaneus chromosome 2, idSabCyanKW18_F2, whole genome shotgun sequence genome and harbors:
- the LOC128735463 gene encoding uncharacterized protein LOC128735463, with the translated sequence MFDTLFRGKRNDRRYREIASVCEYESRAAELLDRNALDFFRSGAGAELTLRMNRACYEQIRIRPRCLARVGNRSLAVELLGLCYRMPIGIGPVALQKLVHNECEKAMAKAARNMGVPFVLSALSSVSLEEIADVIPNHPKWFQLFIFKDRELTENLVRRAERARYRALVVTIDAPVLGLRRTEMKNPTSLPSKVTYANFCPPYNNVCSKNISEYVKNQFDPTIGWDSLRWLLGITNLPVIVKGILTKEDACMVADVGAHGIIVSNYGGRQLDSAPATIEVLSEIVEAVGNRLPVMIDGGITQGTDVFKALALGAKTVFVGRAVIWGLAVHGQKGVEDVLDLLKLELDSVMAMAGCKTVKHICENNVRFESEYLKPQARLVIRDNDDQNSDDEPQGDVTVVIEKDSRQPEAILIPTGEDGLEKPPKGEGVDDCGIKTSKWCKTVNDNVEILRGPQRITREVRVVPELAKVFQRNIRTDSNARQFRIGQSRNRAASLQNLISIRKSNEDCRRIL
- the LOC128737155 gene encoding uncharacterized protein LOC128737155; the encoded protein is MALVSVRDFEKRASEIIPLHALDYYRSGAGDELSLRLNRICFDRLRIRPRVLNSGASRDMTVRLFGDEYAMPIGISPTAMQRMAHYEGEVANAKAAASRGVAFTLSTIATSSIEQVATGTPKSPKWFQLYIYKDRKLTESLVRRAETAGFKAIVLTVDAPMFGLRRPDMRNKFSLPPHLILANFEGRQATGVQSQGGSGINEYIREQLDPTLCWDDVKWLVNFTKLPVIVKGILTKEDAIIAVDLGVQGIWVSNHGARQLDSVPASIEVLPEIVAAVGRRSTVVIDGGVTEGTDVFKAIALGAKMVFFGRPAIWGLAVDGQQGVEQILDILKKELDLAMAFAGCQSVADITKSHVVHESYYAKL